atatcaaGATCTTCGAACACGAATCGAATACAAGTACTTAGCTTCGAATATTGAATAATGATAGGCACATGGATTTATTAGAAAGTTTGGTAGTTTTGACATGTTGGAACATCGCAATTAGATTGTCATCGGTAAATTAATTATACTAGTAAGCCGTAATACTAAAATATTGCGTATTTGGCTCATGTTAGTAACTGGGAAAATTGAGTAATACCCTCAAAATGTCTGTCCTTGCcaacctgtgccttattataccacATCAAGTGTCTGTAAACCCTGAGGCATTTGACCTTGTGCCTGCCATCACGCATCGCATTTGCTGCAGGATTAGGAGGGGGGCTGTAAAAGAGCACCCTCTGCAACCTTGCTGGCCTCAAATCAGTGTCTAAGCATGCTTTACAGGCGAAATTCTGCCAGCAGCACGAAATtatcacaaaattcagcacaaaatCCAACCCttattcttagattagatagaaacaaatgctaagaaccgtgtttgctccCCCACAGCCAGCAACCTATTCAATTTGATTCAAATGTTTATATCCTACCGAATGTTCGAATATGTTCAAATACTACCTAGTTTTGGAATAGAATatgaatattaaaaatataatatttgaAATTTTCAAATTTTCGCACACCCCTCTCTATAAGCCCTTGTTGCCGTCTGACAGTGTTGGAAATTATACCTGGTTAACCCTCCTAGTAGTATGTCAACATTGCATCGGGCGAACTGCTGCAAGCTTTGTTCTCATGATTACACTTCTGTTTTGTTAAATGAGCTTGCCAAGCTGAGCCTGAGTATGCTTTGTGCAAAGTGATAGTGCAGATGCTAAGCAGCTCCCGTAAATTTTAGTGTGAACTAGATGCAGATGGAAGACACATAGGCACACATGGACGTCACTGTTTTGAAATGGTTTGTGCCTGCGAGACTTTCTACACCAGACCTACAATGGCACTGTTAGAGCTGACGCACCACATTGAAAAGAAAGACTAGATTCTATGAAACCAAAGTCAACAGGCCCATCTGCATCAACAGACACAACACAGATGTGCTTTTGATTTTACATCATTTGTTCCCCGCACTGTTGTATGTTATCTCTGGTGGTGTCACTTAGTGTTTGGTTTTTGTGTAAACATACTTTTCCCGCATCTGCGTTTATCTTTACGCTAAGGCTTACAATAATCTGGGTTACCAACCCACCCAAACTGCCACCCTTATGAAGCAGAAGGCAATTGTTACAGAGACTTTCTATAGGGGAACAACTTTGGCCTCGGCACTTTCTATTGGGGGGCTGCTTTCAGGACTCTTGCATGAATTATGTTTGACAAAACTAGTTAGTAAGCCTTGCATAGTTTTCCAGCTGTAGGAATAGTATTCCTAAATATTGAGCTGGAGAATTCTGTTATGTTTCAGTGCATGCATTTGTAACAGATCACATGGTAAGAAGTAATATTGAAAGCTGTGTGGCATGCTCTTTATTAAATACTAAAAGGAAACTCTTTCATTACCTTGAAATTCCGTAATCGTTGTTCTAGCTGCTTGAGCAAGCTCATCTGGTGATTTGTTCTTGGCATTCATAGGGCCCTACAGCCTCCTGGCTGGACTGCTGACTGGCATTGTGGTGTACGGGTTGTCAAGAGCAACAAGCTTGTGGGTTTCATCAGTGCTGTACCAGCCACAATACGCATCTACAACCAGTGAGTGGTAGCTGCACACAGCTATTTGGTTTCTTGACACATTGGGCTCTTCGAGAAACTTATTGGTCTCCATTTGTCATAAGAATAATCAAATCGCATCGAGCACACTGGTATCCTGCTGTGTTTTTCGACCTATCCATTTCTTTACAGTATAGAAGATAATTTTCCTTGAAAATAATGACAAAAAAGGCTAATGACAGTGTTGTAGACTCATTAAGGGGAGACGCGGGTCGAAAAGTCACAGTTTTCCGGAaaattttcgctttttttttttcggttgtaTTGGCATCCTTGGACTTTATCTTTTACTTCTGAAAATATCAAGCTGAAGTTTGCGCGAGAAATTATCTAAAAATGCTTCCAAGTGGGCAGCGGTGACGTGAGAAATGCGCGAAAGTCGCCAAAAATGGCGTAGTTCGCGTCGTCCTGTCGCGaaaacaacgcgttggccgccaTTTGCAATCGTGCACGCATGCTGCGAAGGCCGTCTTCTTCACAATCCATTAGTAGCCAGTCTCGTAGCTTCACGCagaataaacaaaaaacaagaaaaacaacgcGTACGTCACGCGTTTCGAATATCGCGGCAAACAGCGCGAGGCCGCCATTGGACGGCggtgcgctcccccccccccccccccccccctcctatctCTCCGGCAAAAGAGCGAAGCCTCGGACGCCGCGGTCGAGTTGTTCTGCGTTTCTCTGCATTTTTGTGTCATGGCAAGCCTCAAGAAGCGCAGTCTAGATAATCGAAAGTTCAGAACTCGCCACAAGTATCGAGGGAAACGGCGTCGGACGCTTCCCAAAGCGACAGCGAACGACGATGTCACCCCCGACCAACGCCCCGACGCTCGGACTTCGGATAGGCCTAACACCGACACCGAACACCGCGACAGTGGTTGTGAAATAGCCGCTGCCGTGGAATTCGTCAGTGCATCCCAAAGGAAGATTGGATTCTTCGAGAGTGAACGTAGACAAGTAGATGCTGCTACTGCCAACACGCTGCTTTGCGAAATCGATGCGCTGACGGCACTTGTGGCGGGTGCGCAATGCCCAACCTGCCGCGAACGGAAGCTCGGCGTCCGAGAGGCAGCTGGAAAGCGCAAAGGGCTTTCGGCATTCCTTGAACTGTGCTGTGAAATCCCGATTGCCCTGAATCTGCACTTTCGTTCACGCACACGTCGAGACGTACTACTTCGGCCGGGAACCAAGGGACGAGCGCTCGTTTCGACAGCGGCAGCTCGCgtgacagctttgctgtaaacgTGAAGGCAGTTCTGGCAGCACGCGCTATAGGCGCAGGCCATGACCAACTTTCACGATTTTGTGCGATTCTCGGTCTTCCGAGCCCGATGCATCACAAAACATTCAACGGCATTTCCAAGAAGCTCCATGGTGCGGCGATGACGGCAGTGAGCAAAAACTTGGACCAGGCAAGAAACATCACGAAGGACGCAGTCGGCGGCAGAGATGTGCCAGTCATGTTTGATGGCACCTGGCAGAAAAGAGGTCATAAAAGCCACAATGGAGTGGGCACAGTCGTGTCCCTGGACACGGGGCTCTGCCTCGATTTTGAAGTTCTTTCGAACTACTGCCATGCTTGCAGTATCCACAGGGACCTTGGGGAGGATGAAGAGGTATGGCGAGCTTTCCATCTTCCAGTTtgcgaaaaaaacactgactGCTCATCCCACGCAATGGAACCTGCGGCAGCTGTCAATATATGGCAGAGGACCTTGTCTTATGAAACTCCACTGCAATTCACCAGCTTCCTAAGTGATGGTGACAGCAAGGCCTACACTGCAGTCTGCGAGGCAAATGTGTACTGTGACACACACATTGACAAAGAAGAGTGCACTAACCACGTTGCAAAGCGCTTGGGAACTGCGCTACGGAAATTGGCAACACCACTGCCACGAGGCGAAAAACTGAAAGATGCAACAATAATGAAACTACAAACATACTACAAGATCGCCATCACGAGCAACAAGGACAGTGTTCGAAGTATGTACACTGCCATATGGGCATCGTATTTTCATTGCTGCTCTAGTGATGGTGCCAGTAGCCACAACTTTTGCCCCGCGGGACCAAATTCGTGGTGCAAGCACAAGCGTGCGGAAGCACTGGGGGAGCCTGCACCGCACCACACCCCACTGTTGACGAAGGCTCAAGGATTGGCAATTATGCCTATCTACAAGCGCCTTACAGAGGAGAAACTCCTTATTCGGTGTCTTCATGGCAAGACACAGAATGCAGCCGAATCGCTGAACAGCAAGATATGGCTGCTATGTCCAAAAACAAAGTTTGCCTCCAGAACAACTGTGGAGACAGCCACCGCTCTTGCTGTACTCTGGTACAATAAAGGCCACAGGGGCTTTGAAGAAGTGCTCGAAGGCATTGGAATTCTCCCCTCACGAGATCTGGCCACACATGGTGACCGCTGTGACGTCATGCGCATCAGGAAGATGAACCTGAAGCAAACTGCAGAAGCGAGGGCACACCGTCGCAACACAGCGAAGAGAGCTCGTGTCGAGGACACTGACCGCAAGAGCCGTGAAGGACCAAGCTATGGTGCGGGAGACTTCTAGACACTTGCAGTGCATTCAGTGCAAGCTGCTTTTCATTGTGCCCCAATTTGATGCAGAAAGAATGGTTTCCTAATAAATGCCAACTTTCCAAACTTTCGAACTTGTttttctcatttttattttttttgacaatttcacGTTTTCCGGGCAGCCTTTTAGACACTTATACTTATTGTATAGTAACGAAACTTGGCACACATATTCTTCAACACATGCAGAATGCAAATATCTATTTGAAATTGTAATGCCTACCAGCATTAGTTGTGAAAATATTAGGTTATTGTTTCAAGGGAGATTGAAAATAATTAGTCATtcaatacaatttttttttcttggttccAATATTTCTGTGACATATCTGGATAGATATTTGCACTTCACAATCTACCAAGAGTCAAATAAGATCAGACACAATGCTTTCACTGAAAGTTAAGTACATAAAAGAGCACCCGCAAAAAATGTAACTTTTTGCTATTGTGCATGGCATAACTCAATAACTATAGCAGCTATACAAAAAATGATTGCATATTTGAAATCTGCATGAAAAACTATACCAATAACAAAATTTTCAAGTGTCTAtgactagaaataaaaaaaaagttttttcgaGGAGCGTCTCCCCTTAATGTGGTATGAGTTTAATTGTGTCTAAAAGTATCAGTTTCACCTGTGCATCTTAAACAGTGTTCTTATTTGAACTTTGCCCATCATGCTGGGCTTGCATAATGCAAGTGTATACGAGGGGGTACCCAAAAGTGACCGGAATAATTTTTTCAAagctatgtatttatttattttgtacaaaaCAACCTTATTGCCTTCAAAGTGCTCTCCATTACACTTAATACATTTGTCCAATCTGCGATTCCATTCTTCGAAACATTTTTCGAACTCGTCTGTTTTATGGCTGATAACTCCTTTCTTGTTTTTTCCTTCACCTCTTCTAAGTCGTGAAATCGCAGTCCTTTCATGTTCTTCTTCATTCGaggatgcaaaaaaaagaaagtcccACAGAGTGAGGTCAGGTAAGTAAGAGCGTGGGGCATGGGGAGTCATGCGATTTTTTTGGCAAAAACTGGCGCAGTGAGATGGCTGCATGGCTGGTGCATTGTTGTGGTGGAAGAACCAGTCCCCCGACTTCCACAAACCAGGCCTTTGCACAATGTTACGCAATCGCTTCAGTACTTCTAAAGAAAAAGCTCAAATAGCCATGACTCCCTTAACTCACGCCTCTTACTCACCTGACCTCGGTTCGAGcaactttttgttttttttgtttcctcaAATAAAGAAGAACATGAAAGGACTGCAATTTCACGACGTAGAAGAGGTGAAGGAAAAAAATGAGAAAGGAGCTATCAGCCATAAAAACAGACGAGTTGGAAAATTTTTTGAAGAATGGAATCGCAGATTGGACAGATGTATTAAGTGTAAACGagagtacagtggaatctcgatataCGATCActgctaatacgaatttccggatgatacgaatttttctgtggtcccggccgagccccattactttgcaacgtgctagataacagttgttacgaatcgattttcgaccaacgtcggttgatacgaataaacgccaccccaccgacggccgcgaaagagaacagcgcgcagtcacgcgctttctccttttctcttttggtgcggaggtgtGGACGCGGCGCCgaacagcgcggaggccgcgattgggcgcgaagagtttgacgcggtggcgcttttcttgcttttgcgcttttccccacgcaggcgtggggaagtgcggtctatcgctacaacggaaactgagcagtgtaagcacagcgcatacaaaggtcagagccttgtggagatcgctttcaagatatggtgcgcgcgacaaccccaACAGCCGGCGCAGGCGCAAAGTATAGGAACGCAtttgttgacagagtagaagccgccccccctctccctccttccctccctcctgcgctgccttcccactttgctcctttcgcatgggagattgcgtcgccagttacccttgcaccctggttgcaagatacgcattgagTGCCccagagcacagcgtcgccccccccccccccctcccatacccccccccctggcctttcgcgcgacagaagctgggccgggctcgactggcgcgcccggccgtgacggaagtcgcgtttgctctccgctgtgcgttcgctctccgtgcgtgaaggcacgcgtcgacgattttatcgcccttggactcatgctccacgtctcatgctcctcctctgcatcgccctcgttgatctcctctcccgtcggtgggcgcaccttgttgagaagcatgctcgctaccgcccttgtcggcgagattttccagcggaagccgcattatacagtagaaccccgctgttacgtttttcacgggaccgtaaaaaaaaaaaaacgtaagagccgggaaacgcaagagccaggaaacaggaaaaattgagcaatgggagtagtgttgacctgcacacaatattattttaattctaacgtgtgacaaaaagtagtttcgcccgacagccgaagtatcgattgcgatgagctatacaaagtaagaatagtagttttatagtctgtataaacttgtaaacattcggttattaactaattaacaaacatggtgtcagcgcccacaggcaaacatgaacacatcacactcgatgagagcggacacgcgcagttaagcgccgctgcagaagcgagcgaagtgaacttcgtgctgttggctatcgcttcaacccaaactgagcgccgagaacacgcagcacgcacaaagccacgagccgcagacgcacctacactgcgtagaatctgcccccacgcagatcgctttcaagacacggcccGCGGGAccacgcgccgccgcgcagtatgatgccagagcacaacgctgcccgcaatcccccccccccccccccctcgctccctcgctggtgcctcgagcgcaacggaaggaggtgcgcttcctccctgcttttctttcgcgcgcgagacgcggtcgtcggctcccttcgcacgctttcattcgcaaaTTCAGCACACGgccgcgcggcgacgtatgctgtatgtgcaagtgaaagcgtgcgaggggagccgacgactgcgtctcgcgcacgaaagaaagcatacggcgcgcggcgatggcgttatcgcccttggactttatacggaacatctatgagccaaaaccaattttagggccgcaacgcgtcatagacatcatctttagatagcaaaagcggatatcaaaggccatacttttgctggtggaaaccgaaaatacgtaataaatgttacccccagcactttgggcagccaatgccatcgtcaagcaaccaagccaagcgacatgaaaagtcaaaatggccgctcgggccggcgcggtgtggcagttcgcaacgtatgatgcgggaacggtcccacagttgcgacgtaacagcggggttaaccaatgcattgggttctatgggagctgtgccgggaccggccgaaaacgacgtaacagccaggaaaacgcagcacccgggaacgtaacagcggggttctactgtaaccggtatttcgtctcacgtggctgcactgtaagcggtatgcgtatacatggagttctatgggagggtaaacgggagtcggaaaatgCCGCGTTGTAGCctgttctgcactataaacagttacgctataagtaatctatactgtaaatgctttttacgtgcgtgtgcctgagtgagttcacctccgactctttaatttagctagttttgtgtttcgatgatacgaatttcggctaatacgaatatttttcgtggccccgtgagattcgtatcatcgagattccactgtactttgAAAATGATAAGGTCATTttgtaaaaaataaatacataGCTTTTTAAAAATAATTCCGGTTACTTTTGGGTACATCCTCGTAAATGAAGGTGCACAGCTTCTACTCAAAATTGATGTTCTTGTCGCAGCAGTGTGGGGCACAGtagtaattaattaatttatttatttatgcacatATCTCACAGGCTCCAACTTGAGTATTGTGTGAGGGAGGTAAGAAAAACAACATGTACCAAAAACGGGAGAACATAACCAACAACAAATcaaacaactgaaaaaaaaaaagacgttgtttaaggggggacgtggctttgaaaatcaacttcctgatttctccatggattttgatgaaaattggcacaaatgtttagaatgtctccctgatacttccataaaagtttcagagtgataccttgagaacattttattgagcagaatttttctctcttgaactttctggagggcctggggagcttaaaaaacatgatggaaggctcgttgagtattgactgcatagctcaatgcgtgctgaaggtcgtgacagtcttacattttttttttcgcaacacaaattttttagatagtcatttttcaagttaccttcgcaccaagcacactttcagggtgaacgaatagccatgccataaatttataaaaagtcaagataaaaatgcgagactgtctcgacctgcactgtagtccaaggaacgtgacaaaaaaaacaaaatcaaaataggctaaacgataacgaagaaatcagctccagaaactgagcagaaaggcgaaaaaacagttctgagaaaacggctctcaaagtttcaccttctcttcagttctctaaaacgcacgaAATTTGTAatcttgatgtgttttgtgatgtggggcttcttggacatgtggcctctggtctgctgcgccttcgttctgcctttttcatgttttatggcattctttactgctgctctacaaagagcatggtgcctgggtttcaaaccaagtgaggtgcagaactatgtgggcataaatatacagtagttctagcgttgtacctgcagactgcctcattgatagcagcctctagtgcagtcagtgaggcattgttttcttttggtagaatcgacaatgttactgaatgaaggctctcagcagccttctgaatcatcatccattgacaatggctatggaggttaggagagccactgatagataggcagcaatgcagctgctaggtgctttctaGCCTtttacttttgtatcatgcctcacttctgcagccaggtgtctgtgccagcccaagtggcctagtgaacagagctcatgatgaggttctctttatgaattaaaggggtggtatgataggtattgttacgagatatcgtggcattacgataacagagtcggcgcgcgatgtaccaagtcgcgggtccgaggtgccgatgtgcgaaatgcctcgtcgcgggtccgcggaatagacactcgacgagcttagtcgcgcagtccgaggtgccgatacgcgaaatgcctggtcgcgggtccaaacgctcggtaagctcaatcgcgcagtccgaggtgccgacgcgcgaaatgcctagccgcgggtccgaggaatagacgctcgaggtgtcgacactccatgagcgatgtgccgacacgcgaaatgcctagccgcgggctcgaggagtcgatgctcgattagcttagtcgcacagtccgaggtgccgacgcgcgaaatgcctagccgcgggctcgaggagtcaacgCTCGCGGTgtcgacgcgcgaagtgcgtagccgcgggtccgaggagtcgacacttgttgagcaatgtgccgacgcgcgaaatgcgtagccgcgggctcgaggagtcgacgctcgatttgcttagtcgcgcagtcggaggcgccaatgcacgaaatgcttaggcaag
This genomic stretch from Dermacentor silvarum isolate Dsil-2018 chromosome 2, BIME_Dsil_1.4, whole genome shotgun sequence harbors:
- the LOC119443110 gene encoding uncharacterized protein LOC119443110, encoding MHHKTFNGISKKLHGAAMTAVSKNLDQARNITKDAVGGRDVPVMFDGTWQKRGHKSHNGVGTVVSLDTGLCLDFEVLSNYCHACSIHRDLGEDEEVWRAFHLPVCEKNTDCSSHAMEPAAAVNIWQRTLSYETPLQFTSFLSDGDSKAYTAVCEANVYCDTHIDKEECTNHVAKRLGTALRKLATPLPRGEKLKDATIMKLQTYYKIAITSNKDSVRSMYTAIWASYFHCCSSDGASSHNFCPAGPNSWCKHKRAEALGEPAPHHTPLLTKAQGLAIMPIYKRLTEEKLLIRCLHGKTQNAAESLNSKIWLLCPKTKFASRTTVETATALAVLWYNKGHRGFEEVLEGIGILPSRDLATHGDRCDVMRIRKMNLKQTAEARAHRRNTAKRARVEDTDRKSREGPSYGAGDF